One Ricinus communis isolate WT05 ecotype wild-type chromosome 2, ASM1957865v1, whole genome shotgun sequence DNA segment encodes these proteins:
- the LOC8262736 gene encoding leucine-rich repeat receptor-like tyrosine-protein kinase PXC3 isoform X3 gives MTRYACGNSCFFSFSISSLFLFLLFPFGFSLSTNQTNTMITLSKLLKNNTASSPWDATSQPNPCLWKGVTCSLDGTSVTSLSLYGFGVSSSGFLINVCKIESLQSLDLSNNRFSSIPSEFISSCGGINGLKRLNFSRNGLTGVLPTFDGFVGLESLDLSFNSLSGRVDLQLDGLSALKSLNLSFNKFTGSVPVNLGKSMMLEEFMLSENFFQGEIPQEIFSYKNLSMIDLGANNLFGSIPNSIGNFTKLQLLILSANNLSGEIPPSIANIPTLSRFAANQNGFFGRIPSGITRYLSYLDLSYNKLNGSLPSDLLSQSNLLTVDLSYNTLDGLIPENISQSLVRLRLGSNLLHGQIPRSFPSLQLTYLELDNNSLNGVIPAELGSLQSLALLNLAQNNLNGSLPVQLGNISKLQVLKLQLNKFDGEIPPSISQLHKLSTLNISWNSLTGPIPFSISNLQDLAHLNLQGNKLNGSLPDNINSMSSLLELQLGENQLGGRIPMMPTKLQIALNLSSNLFQGPIPNTLSQLKDLEILDLSNNKFSGLINATKPNTSAELGEKRNSAAVAVILSVVSAVLAVGVVAIVALTFSRRFPKVNDQPSQSGEDLPAPQVIQGNLLTANTIHRSNINFSKAMEAVADPRNIVLKTRFSTYYKATMPSGASYFVKKLNWSDKLFQLGNHDKFDQELKVLGKLSNSNVMTPLAYVLTVDSAYLFYEHAQKGTLLDVLHGKLGHALDWASRYSIAVGVAQGLTFLHGYTSGPILLLDLSSRNILLKSLKEPLVGDIELYKLIDPTKSTGSFSTVAGSVGYIPPEYAYTMRVTMAGNVYSFGVVLLELLTGKPAVSEGTELAKWVLSKSSQQDRWDHILDFNISRTSLAVRGQMLAILKIALSCVSLSPEARPKMKSVLRMILNAR, from the exons atgacaagGTATGCGTGTGGCAATTCttgtttcttctctttctctatctcttccttgttcttgttcttgctgtttccttttgggttttctttATCCACAAATCAAACAAACACTATGATCACTCTTTCCAAgcttcttaaaaataatactgcTTCTTCGCCATGGGATGCTACTTCACAGCCTAACCCATGTTTATGGAAAGGGGTTACATGCAGTCTTGATGGTACGTCAGTAACTAGTCTTTCTCTATATGGGTTTGGTGTTTCTAGTTCTGGGTTTCTGATTAATGTTTGCAAGATTGAATCTTTGCAGTCCCTTGATCTCTCCAACAATCGTTTTAGCTCAATCCCAAGTGAGTTTATTAGTAGTTGTGGAGGGATCAATGGTCTAAAGAGGTTGAATTTTAGTAGAAATGGGTTGACTGGTGTTTTGCCTACTTTTGATGGTTTTGTCGGGTTAGAATCCTTGGACTTGTCTTTTAATTCACTGAGTGGTAGAGTTGATTTGCAATTAGATGGATTAAGTGCACTTAAAAGTTTAAAtcttagttttaataaatttactggTTCTGTTCCTGTAAATCTTGGAAAATCCATGATGTTAGAGGAATTTATGCTTTCTGAGAATTTTTTCCAAGGTGAAATACCCCAGGAAATTTTCAGTTATAAGAACTTGAGCATGATTGATCTTGGTGCAAATAATCTTTTTGGGTCTATTCCAAATTCAATTGGAAATTTTACCAAGTTGCAGCTTTTGATTCTGTCTGCCAATAACTTGAGTGGAGAAATCCCCCCTTCCATTGCAAATATTCCAACTCTTTCCCGGTTTGCAGCAAATCAGAATGGGTTCTTCGGTAGAATTCCCAGTGGAATTACGAGATATCTTAGTTATTTAGATCTTAGTTATAATAAGTTAAATGGTTCTCTTCCATCAGACCTTTTGTCCCAGTCAAATTTGCTAACTGTGGATTTGTCTTATAATACGTTGGATGGTTTAATACCTGAAAATATATCTCAAAGCTTGGTCAGACTGAGATTGGGAAGCAACTTACTTCACGGGCAGATCCCGCGCTCATTCCCATCATTGCAGTTGACTTACTTGGAGCTGGATAACAATAGCTTGAATGGTGTGATACCTGCTGAGTTGGGTTCTTTGCAGAGTTTAGCATTGTTGAATTTGGCTCAGAATAATCTTAATGGTTCCTTGCCAGTACAATTAGGCAATATTAGCAAACTTCAGGTTTTGAAACTTCAACTCAACAAGTTTGATGGAGAAATCCCTCCATCCATCTCTCAATTACACAAGCTGTCAACTTTGAATATCAGTTGGAATTCACTTACTGGTCCGATACCCTTTTCGATTTCCAACTTGCAAGACCTTGCTCACTTGAACTTGCAAGGAAACAAGCTTAATGGTTCATTACCAGACAACATCAACAGCATGAGTTCTCTGTTAGAACTCCAACTTGGAGAAAATCAACTGGGTGGGAGGATTCCAATGATGCCAACAAAGTTGCAGATTGCTTTGAATCTCAGCAGCAACCTCTTTCAAGGGCCTATTCCGAACACTCTTTCCCAACTCAAGGATTTAGAAATTTTGGACCTCTCAAACAACAAATTCTCAG GTCTTATTAATGCTACCAAACCAAACACTTCTGCGGAACTTGGAGAAAAGAGGAATTCAGCTGCTGTTGCAGTTATTCTTTCTGTTGTATCTGCTGTTCTTGCTGTTGGGGTGGTCGCAATTGTTGCTTTAACATTCTCCAGACGATTTCCCAAGGTTAACGATCAGCCATCGCAATCAGGGGAAGATCTTCCAGCCCCTCAGGTCATCCAAGGGAATTTGTTGACTGCAAATACAATCCACAGATCGAATATCAACTTCAGCAAAGCCATGGAAGCTGTTGCTGATCCACGGAACATAGTATTGAAAACCAGGTTTTCCACATACTATAAGGCCACCATGCCTTCTGGAGCAAGCTACTTTGTCAAGAAACTTAACTGGAGTGACAAGTTATTCCAATTAGGAAACCATGATAAATTTGATCAAGAGCTGAAAGTTTTAGGGAAGCTAAGCAATTCAAATGTCATGACCCCATTGGCATATGTGTTGACTGTTGATAGTGCTTATCTCTTCTATGAGCATGCTCAGAAGGGTACCCTTCTTGATGTTCTGCATGGTAAACTTGGACATGCTTTGGACTGGGCAAGCCGTTACAGTATAGCAGTTGGAGTGGCTCAGGGTCTTACTTTTCTACATGGATACACCTCTGGACCGATTCTCCTTCTTGATCTTTCAAGCAGAAACATTTTGCTGAAGTCCCTGAAGGAGCCTTTAGTTGGAGACATTGAACTCTACAAATTGATTGATCCCACAAAGAGCACAGGTAGCTTTTCGACTGTTGCTGGTTCTGTCGGCTATATCCCACCAG AATATGCTTACACAATGCGAGTAACAATGGCGGGGAATGTATACAGCTTCGGGGTGGTTCTACTGGAACTACTAACAGGAAAGCCAGCAGTTAGTGAGGGAACTGAATTAGCGAAGTGGGTCTTAAGCAAGTCATCACAGCAGGATAGATGGGATCACATCCTTGATTTTAACATCAGCAGAACTTCACTGGCTGTCAGAGGCCAAATGCTTGCAATACTTAAAATTGCTCTCAGTTGTGTCAGTCTTTCGCCAGAAGCAAGGCCAAAGATGAAGAGTGTGCTGCGGATGATCCTCAATGCACGATGA
- the LOC8262736 gene encoding leucine-rich repeat receptor-like tyrosine-protein kinase PXC3 isoform X2, producing MTRYACGNSCFFSFSISSLFLFLLFPFGFSLSTNQTNTMITLSKLLKNNTASSPWDATSQPNPCLWKGVTCSLDGTSVTSLSLYGFGVSSSGFLINVCKIESLQSLDLSNNRFSSIPSEFISSCGGINGLKRLNFSRNGLTGVLPTFDGFVGLESLDLSFNSLSGRVDLQLDGLSALKSLNLSFNKFTGSVPVNLGKSMMLEEFMLSENFFQGEIPQEIFSYKNLSMIDLGANNLFGSIPNSIGNFTKLQLLILSANNLSGEIPPSIANIPTLSRFAANQNGFFGRIPSGITRYLSYLDLSYNKLNGSLPSDLLSQSNLLTVDLSYNTLDGLIPENISQSLVRLRLGSNLLHGQIPRSFPSLQLTYLELDNNSLNGVIPAELGSLQSLALLNLAQNNLNGSLPVQLGNISKLQVLKLQLNKFDGEIPPSISQLHKLSTLNISWNSLTGPIPFSISNLQDLAHLNLQGNKLNGSLPDNINSMSSLLELQLGENQLGGRIPMMPTKLQIALNLSSNLFQGPIPNTLSQLKDLEILDLSNNKFSEFQTWVALNASGNAGLINATKPNTSAELGEKRNSAAVAVILSVVSAVLAVGVVAIVALTFSRRFPKVNDQPSQSGEDLPAPQVIQGNLLTANTIHRSNINFSKAMEAVADPRNIVLKTRFSTYYKATMPSGASYFVKKLNWSDKLFQLGNHDKFDQELKVLGKLSNSNVMTPLAYVLTVDSAYLFYEHAQKGTLLDVLHGKLGHALDWASRYSIAVGVAQGLTFLHGYTSGPILLLDLSSRNILLKSLKEPLVGDIELYKLIDPTKSTGSFSTVAGSVGYIPPEYAYTMRVTMAGNVYSFGVVLLELLTGKPAVSEGTELAKWVLSKSSQQDRWDHILDFNISRTSLAVRGQMLAILKIALSCVSLSPEARPKMKSVLRMILNAR from the exons atgacaagGTATGCGTGTGGCAATTCttgtttcttctctttctctatctcttccttgttcttgttcttgctgtttccttttgggttttctttATCCACAAATCAAACAAACACTATGATCACTCTTTCCAAgcttcttaaaaataatactgcTTCTTCGCCATGGGATGCTACTTCACAGCCTAACCCATGTTTATGGAAAGGGGTTACATGCAGTCTTGATGGTACGTCAGTAACTAGTCTTTCTCTATATGGGTTTGGTGTTTCTAGTTCTGGGTTTCTGATTAATGTTTGCAAGATTGAATCTTTGCAGTCCCTTGATCTCTCCAACAATCGTTTTAGCTCAATCCCAAGTGAGTTTATTAGTAGTTGTGGAGGGATCAATGGTCTAAAGAGGTTGAATTTTAGTAGAAATGGGTTGACTGGTGTTTTGCCTACTTTTGATGGTTTTGTCGGGTTAGAATCCTTGGACTTGTCTTTTAATTCACTGAGTGGTAGAGTTGATTTGCAATTAGATGGATTAAGTGCACTTAAAAGTTTAAAtcttagttttaataaatttactggTTCTGTTCCTGTAAATCTTGGAAAATCCATGATGTTAGAGGAATTTATGCTTTCTGAGAATTTTTTCCAAGGTGAAATACCCCAGGAAATTTTCAGTTATAAGAACTTGAGCATGATTGATCTTGGTGCAAATAATCTTTTTGGGTCTATTCCAAATTCAATTGGAAATTTTACCAAGTTGCAGCTTTTGATTCTGTCTGCCAATAACTTGAGTGGAGAAATCCCCCCTTCCATTGCAAATATTCCAACTCTTTCCCGGTTTGCAGCAAATCAGAATGGGTTCTTCGGTAGAATTCCCAGTGGAATTACGAGATATCTTAGTTATTTAGATCTTAGTTATAATAAGTTAAATGGTTCTCTTCCATCAGACCTTTTGTCCCAGTCAAATTTGCTAACTGTGGATTTGTCTTATAATACGTTGGATGGTTTAATACCTGAAAATATATCTCAAAGCTTGGTCAGACTGAGATTGGGAAGCAACTTACTTCACGGGCAGATCCCGCGCTCATTCCCATCATTGCAGTTGACTTACTTGGAGCTGGATAACAATAGCTTGAATGGTGTGATACCTGCTGAGTTGGGTTCTTTGCAGAGTTTAGCATTGTTGAATTTGGCTCAGAATAATCTTAATGGTTCCTTGCCAGTACAATTAGGCAATATTAGCAAACTTCAGGTTTTGAAACTTCAACTCAACAAGTTTGATGGAGAAATCCCTCCATCCATCTCTCAATTACACAAGCTGTCAACTTTGAATATCAGTTGGAATTCACTTACTGGTCCGATACCCTTTTCGATTTCCAACTTGCAAGACCTTGCTCACTTGAACTTGCAAGGAAACAAGCTTAATGGTTCATTACCAGACAACATCAACAGCATGAGTTCTCTGTTAGAACTCCAACTTGGAGAAAATCAACTGGGTGGGAGGATTCCAATGATGCCAACAAAGTTGCAGATTGCTTTGAATCTCAGCAGCAACCTCTTTCAAGGGCCTATTCCGAACACTCTTTCCCAACTCAAGGATTTAGAAATTTTGGACCTCTCAAACAACAAATTCTCAG AGTTCCAGACATGGGTTGCTTTGAATGCTAGTGGAAATGCAGGTCTTATTAATGCTACCAAACCAAACACTTCTGCGGAACTTGGAGAAAAGAGGAATTCAGCTGCTGTTGCAGTTATTCTTTCTGTTGTATCTGCTGTTCTTGCTGTTGGGGTGGTCGCAATTGTTGCTTTAACATTCTCCAGACGATTTCCCAAGGTTAACGATCAGCCATCGCAATCAGGGGAAGATCTTCCAGCCCCTCAGGTCATCCAAGGGAATTTGTTGACTGCAAATACAATCCACAGATCGAATATCAACTTCAGCAAAGCCATGGAAGCTGTTGCTGATCCACGGAACATAGTATTGAAAACCAGGTTTTCCACATACTATAAGGCCACCATGCCTTCTGGAGCAAGCTACTTTGTCAAGAAACTTAACTGGAGTGACAAGTTATTCCAATTAGGAAACCATGATAAATTTGATCAAGAGCTGAAAGTTTTAGGGAAGCTAAGCAATTCAAATGTCATGACCCCATTGGCATATGTGTTGACTGTTGATAGTGCTTATCTCTTCTATGAGCATGCTCAGAAGGGTACCCTTCTTGATGTTCTGCATGGTAAACTTGGACATGCTTTGGACTGGGCAAGCCGTTACAGTATAGCAGTTGGAGTGGCTCAGGGTCTTACTTTTCTACATGGATACACCTCTGGACCGATTCTCCTTCTTGATCTTTCAAGCAGAAACATTTTGCTGAAGTCCCTGAAGGAGCCTTTAGTTGGAGACATTGAACTCTACAAATTGATTGATCCCACAAAGAGCACAGGTAGCTTTTCGACTGTTGCTGGTTCTGTCGGCTATATCCCACCAG AATATGCTTACACAATGCGAGTAACAATGGCGGGGAATGTATACAGCTTCGGGGTGGTTCTACTGGAACTACTAACAGGAAAGCCAGCAGTTAGTGAGGGAACTGAATTAGCGAAGTGGGTCTTAAGCAAGTCATCACAGCAGGATAGATGGGATCACATCCTTGATTTTAACATCAGCAGAACTTCACTGGCTGTCAGAGGCCAAATGCTTGCAATACTTAAAATTGCTCTCAGTTGTGTCAGTCTTTCGCCAGAAGCAAGGCCAAAGATGAAGAGTGTGCTGCGGATGATCCTCAATGCACGATGA
- the LOC8262736 gene encoding leucine-rich repeat receptor-like tyrosine-protein kinase PXC3 isoform X1, with translation MTRYACGNSCFFSFSISSLFLFLLFPFGFSLSTNQTNTMITLSKLLKNNTASSPWDATSQPNPCLWKGVTCSLDGTSVTSLSLYGFGVSSSGFLINVCKIESLQSLDLSNNRFSSIPSEFISSCGGINGLKRLNFSRNGLTGVLPTFDGFVGLESLDLSFNSLSGRVDLQLDGLSALKSLNLSFNKFTGSVPVNLGKSMMLEEFMLSENFFQGEIPQEIFSYKNLSMIDLGANNLFGSIPNSIGNFTKLQLLILSANNLSGEIPPSIANIPTLSRFAANQNGFFGRIPSGITRYLSYLDLSYNKLNGSLPSDLLSQSNLLTVDLSYNTLDGLIPENISQSLVRLRLGSNLLHGQIPRSFPSLQLTYLELDNNSLNGVIPAELGSLQSLALLNLAQNNLNGSLPVQLGNISKLQVLKLQLNKFDGEIPPSISQLHKLSTLNISWNSLTGPIPFSISNLQDLAHLNLQGNKLNGSLPDNINSMSSLLELQLGENQLGGRIPMMPTKLQIALNLSSNLFQGPIPNTLSQLKDLEILDLSNNKFSGEIPDFLTQLQSLTQLILSNNQLSGIIPEFQTWVALNASGNAGLINATKPNTSAELGEKRNSAAVAVILSVVSAVLAVGVVAIVALTFSRRFPKVNDQPSQSGEDLPAPQVIQGNLLTANTIHRSNINFSKAMEAVADPRNIVLKTRFSTYYKATMPSGASYFVKKLNWSDKLFQLGNHDKFDQELKVLGKLSNSNVMTPLAYVLTVDSAYLFYEHAQKGTLLDVLHGKLGHALDWASRYSIAVGVAQGLTFLHGYTSGPILLLDLSSRNILLKSLKEPLVGDIELYKLIDPTKSTGSFSTVAGSVGYIPPEYAYTMRVTMAGNVYSFGVVLLELLTGKPAVSEGTELAKWVLSKSSQQDRWDHILDFNISRTSLAVRGQMLAILKIALSCVSLSPEARPKMKSVLRMILNAR, from the exons atgacaagGTATGCGTGTGGCAATTCttgtttcttctctttctctatctcttccttgttcttgttcttgctgtttccttttgggttttctttATCCACAAATCAAACAAACACTATGATCACTCTTTCCAAgcttcttaaaaataatactgcTTCTTCGCCATGGGATGCTACTTCACAGCCTAACCCATGTTTATGGAAAGGGGTTACATGCAGTCTTGATGGTACGTCAGTAACTAGTCTTTCTCTATATGGGTTTGGTGTTTCTAGTTCTGGGTTTCTGATTAATGTTTGCAAGATTGAATCTTTGCAGTCCCTTGATCTCTCCAACAATCGTTTTAGCTCAATCCCAAGTGAGTTTATTAGTAGTTGTGGAGGGATCAATGGTCTAAAGAGGTTGAATTTTAGTAGAAATGGGTTGACTGGTGTTTTGCCTACTTTTGATGGTTTTGTCGGGTTAGAATCCTTGGACTTGTCTTTTAATTCACTGAGTGGTAGAGTTGATTTGCAATTAGATGGATTAAGTGCACTTAAAAGTTTAAAtcttagttttaataaatttactggTTCTGTTCCTGTAAATCTTGGAAAATCCATGATGTTAGAGGAATTTATGCTTTCTGAGAATTTTTTCCAAGGTGAAATACCCCAGGAAATTTTCAGTTATAAGAACTTGAGCATGATTGATCTTGGTGCAAATAATCTTTTTGGGTCTATTCCAAATTCAATTGGAAATTTTACCAAGTTGCAGCTTTTGATTCTGTCTGCCAATAACTTGAGTGGAGAAATCCCCCCTTCCATTGCAAATATTCCAACTCTTTCCCGGTTTGCAGCAAATCAGAATGGGTTCTTCGGTAGAATTCCCAGTGGAATTACGAGATATCTTAGTTATTTAGATCTTAGTTATAATAAGTTAAATGGTTCTCTTCCATCAGACCTTTTGTCCCAGTCAAATTTGCTAACTGTGGATTTGTCTTATAATACGTTGGATGGTTTAATACCTGAAAATATATCTCAAAGCTTGGTCAGACTGAGATTGGGAAGCAACTTACTTCACGGGCAGATCCCGCGCTCATTCCCATCATTGCAGTTGACTTACTTGGAGCTGGATAACAATAGCTTGAATGGTGTGATACCTGCTGAGTTGGGTTCTTTGCAGAGTTTAGCATTGTTGAATTTGGCTCAGAATAATCTTAATGGTTCCTTGCCAGTACAATTAGGCAATATTAGCAAACTTCAGGTTTTGAAACTTCAACTCAACAAGTTTGATGGAGAAATCCCTCCATCCATCTCTCAATTACACAAGCTGTCAACTTTGAATATCAGTTGGAATTCACTTACTGGTCCGATACCCTTTTCGATTTCCAACTTGCAAGACCTTGCTCACTTGAACTTGCAAGGAAACAAGCTTAATGGTTCATTACCAGACAACATCAACAGCATGAGTTCTCTGTTAGAACTCCAACTTGGAGAAAATCAACTGGGTGGGAGGATTCCAATGATGCCAACAAAGTTGCAGATTGCTTTGAATCTCAGCAGCAACCTCTTTCAAGGGCCTATTCCGAACACTCTTTCCCAACTCAAGGATTTAGAAATTTTGGACCTCTCAAACAACAAATTCTCAGGTGAAATTCCAGATTTTCTTACCCAATTGCAATCCTTAACACAGTTAATACTCTCAAATAATCAGCTCTCTGGAATCATCCCAGAGTTCCAGACATGGGTTGCTTTGAATGCTAGTGGAAATGCAGGTCTTATTAATGCTACCAAACCAAACACTTCTGCGGAACTTGGAGAAAAGAGGAATTCAGCTGCTGTTGCAGTTATTCTTTCTGTTGTATCTGCTGTTCTTGCTGTTGGGGTGGTCGCAATTGTTGCTTTAACATTCTCCAGACGATTTCCCAAGGTTAACGATCAGCCATCGCAATCAGGGGAAGATCTTCCAGCCCCTCAGGTCATCCAAGGGAATTTGTTGACTGCAAATACAATCCACAGATCGAATATCAACTTCAGCAAAGCCATGGAAGCTGTTGCTGATCCACGGAACATAGTATTGAAAACCAGGTTTTCCACATACTATAAGGCCACCATGCCTTCTGGAGCAAGCTACTTTGTCAAGAAACTTAACTGGAGTGACAAGTTATTCCAATTAGGAAACCATGATAAATTTGATCAAGAGCTGAAAGTTTTAGGGAAGCTAAGCAATTCAAATGTCATGACCCCATTGGCATATGTGTTGACTGTTGATAGTGCTTATCTCTTCTATGAGCATGCTCAGAAGGGTACCCTTCTTGATGTTCTGCATGGTAAACTTGGACATGCTTTGGACTGGGCAAGCCGTTACAGTATAGCAGTTGGAGTGGCTCAGGGTCTTACTTTTCTACATGGATACACCTCTGGACCGATTCTCCTTCTTGATCTTTCAAGCAGAAACATTTTGCTGAAGTCCCTGAAGGAGCCTTTAGTTGGAGACATTGAACTCTACAAATTGATTGATCCCACAAAGAGCACAGGTAGCTTTTCGACTGTTGCTGGTTCTGTCGGCTATATCCCACCAG AATATGCTTACACAATGCGAGTAACAATGGCGGGGAATGTATACAGCTTCGGGGTGGTTCTACTGGAACTACTAACAGGAAAGCCAGCAGTTAGTGAGGGAACTGAATTAGCGAAGTGGGTCTTAAGCAAGTCATCACAGCAGGATAGATGGGATCACATCCTTGATTTTAACATCAGCAGAACTTCACTGGCTGTCAGAGGCCAAATGCTTGCAATACTTAAAATTGCTCTCAGTTGTGTCAGTCTTTCGCCAGAAGCAAGGCCAAAGATGAAGAGTGTGCTGCGGATGATCCTCAATGCACGATGA